In one window of uncultured Acetobacteroides sp. DNA:
- the ruvA gene encoding Holliday junction branch migration protein RuvA gives MFEYIKGNLAEITPSNAVVEAYGIGYNLNISVNTYSKIHQKKEVILYLHHVVREDAELLFAFADKVERDLFRLLIGVSGVGPNTARIMLSSLTPAEVATAIATDDLNRIKSVKGIGLKTAQRVLLDLKGKVDGDMAGGGALSGVGSVARDEAQSALITLGFAKPNVEKALDAILKDDASLKVEDIIKAALKRL, from the coding sequence ATGTTCGAATACATCAAGGGCAATCTAGCAGAAATTACACCCTCTAATGCCGTTGTCGAAGCCTACGGCATTGGCTACAATCTGAATATTTCCGTTAATACCTACTCGAAGATACACCAGAAAAAGGAGGTAATCCTATACCTGCACCATGTTGTACGCGAAGATGCCGAGCTGCTCTTCGCCTTTGCCGATAAAGTTGAGCGCGATTTGTTTCGCCTGCTCATTGGCGTCTCGGGGGTTGGCCCCAACACTGCCCGAATCATGCTTTCGTCGCTTACGCCCGCCGAGGTGGCCACGGCCATCGCCACCGACGACCTGAACCGCATTAAGAGCGTCAAGGGAATTGGCCTGAAAACGGCTCAGCGCGTGCTGCTCGACCTAAAAGGTAAGGTTGATGGCGATATGGCCGGGGGCGGAGCCCTATCGGGGGTGGGCAGCGTTGCCCGCGACGAGGCTCAGTCGGCGCTAATCACGCTCGGGTTCGCAAAACCCAACGTCGAGAAGGCGCTCGATGCAATACTTAAGGACGATGCTTCGTTAAAGGTTGAGGATATTATTAAGGCTGCTCTTAAAAGGCTATAA
- the sprA gene encoding cell surface protein SprA — protein MIKRLLLFLGICCVTSATARVTYPCISFADLSQSQDTTGQKAVEPTKPLNVDPATGDYVIYDLKSDRYIFYKNQSIARGIPYKVMSREEYQRYRVQSAMQRLLLDKRSEPAAGNGGLASSLIPSMNVGGESFDRIFGSNTISVIPRGSVELILGIKTNKTDNPVIAEQFRKTTIFDFQSKLQMNVTGMVGEKLKMDINYNTEATFDFENNVKVEYTGTEDEIIQKIEAGNVSLPLPGTLITGSQSLFGFKTQLKFGNLTMTSIFSRQRGQSQSVELKGGAQNQQFELSADSYDANRHFLMGHFFRESYDNALSTFPVIQSGVTITKLEVWVTNKTAQFDNARNIVAFLDLGEAQQRNIYRKSTFTGSPSVLYPANEANNLYSMMNGTLSGIRQIDQTTTILSGMGLRQGEDFEKLENARRLSSNEYTFNPKLGYISLNSALNNDEILGVAYEYILNGKTYKVGELSTDGIEAPRALVVKLLKGTNLTPKLPNWALMMKNIYSIGSYQVNKENFYMDILYDDSKVGRTVNYIPEGAIKNKPLLSVLNLDRLNSQGDPYPDGIFDFVDGVTVLSEGGKVIFPVLQPFGSYLRSKIGDNSIADRYVYQELYDSSLTKAKQVADKNRFKLFGTFQSSAGSEISLNAMNIPQGSVVVTAGGLKLAENIDYTVDYALGRVRIINQAYLESGVPIKVSLESQALFNIQTKTLVGSHFDYRISDNFHIGATVLNLSERPLTQKVNFSDEPISNTIWGVNLSYQNKAPWLTSLVQKIPFIETQAPSSILFEAEFAHFIPGHAKAIGKSGNSYIDDFEGAKIPIDLRSWNAWTLASTPQGQPDMFPEGNLSNNLSYGYNRAKLAWYSIDPLFLRNTSYTPAYISRDKVQQSSHWVREIRERELFPEKDEVQGVPNTISVLNLAYYPKEKGPYNYETSASAVSKGMLSDGSLAAPETRWGGVMRSIPVSDFEMANVDYIEFWMMDPFVYNQNRKGGELIFNLGNISEDILRDGRKSFENGLPTSATVSKVDTTVWGRVPLIQSLVNAFDNNAASRRYQDVGLDGLGNDDEQSFFNAYLKNLEMLFGAGSKVYQNAFNDPSSDNYHYFRGRDYDDQKASILDRYKNFNNQEGNSPASDQAGESYSTSSTSIPDGEDINHDNTLSDAESYFQYRVPLSPTGLEVGKNFVSDRRDVEVDTPMGKSKVTWYQFKVPISDYEKTIGNIQDFKSIRFIRMLLHGFEDTTILRFARLELVKGEWRKYNFSLLEGQTGNASQMTNGSLDISTVSVEENSSRTPINYILPPGIDRVIDPSNPQIIRENEQAMQLKVFDLQDGDARAAYKTTGYDFRQYKRLKLDVHAEAISGQPLKDGDLSIFIRLGTDYKNNYYEYEIPLKLTPYGKYSSDRESDRAIVWPSDNALNIALDVFQDIKLKRYDAMRALGSSASPTQLFTMNDGINIVRMLGNPSLSNVRTIMIGIRNPSKQNNAADDGQPKSGIVWVNEMRLNSFNEEGGWAANAHMIAKMADFGVVSLAGSTMTPGFGSLESKINNRNQADVYTYDLAGDFELGKFFSEKAGVKIPMHLGYSESIANAKYSPTDQDLLLKTALKYLPSQHAKDSVLTLVQDFTARKSINFTNVTVAPPSAKPSIISPSNFSLTYAYNETYSRSPQMERQLQKNYKGIFSYAYNQTPKYFEPLSSFRNRTLQSPYLRLLKDFNIGYKPSQLSFVSEITRNYNEIKVRNLSGNSDIQIPSTFAKDFYWNRVYALQWDLTKSLKFTLSANNLARIDEPEGMVDKSRDRASYQVWKDSVWKNIAMGGRNVHYDHSFKITYNIPINKIPMFNWVSASASYDGSYDWDAGPMLPAETAYSVGNTIKNMNQASLMGTLNMVSLYNKVPFLRAINQEFDNPNKKVVLVSKTVKTDKMTLFKGRKKTISYDMEGVDIKVAVYDAKGKPVEAVTQVLPKKKITIQVAETVKGAVVHITGKVEYQNPLAYLAKGAVRMLMGVRNISASYTQNEGTILPGYKNNSSWFGTLHTSTGLAPGLAFIMGQQDPDMMDVARAKGWLVSDNNYLQPFVMNHMENFSARLNFEPIKDLIVDLTANRSYQKNTSQYGTAGGGATVFNGSFSISVVGIRSAFENPTSGNGYHSAAFDRFISNRAIISQRLGSDRAKGSANGYDGTPKQGYSDGYSSLSQEVMLPAFLSAYTNFSPSSVGVKPFIRIPYPNWTIRYQGFGKMEVLKPYITNADIEHSYRAVYTIGGYNSNPQFDPLTDGFSYVRNAQNDFIPRHEIVNVSISEYFQPLVGVNVGWVNNLQTQARINRSRVVALSLTNNQITEIRNSEWNFTVGYRIDNPIRWIDDESQKVIPSYLKLDCGLSFTNNQSLIRKIVEGFTQASDGRNTVALKISSDYMFNERVNIRAFYDRVVNKPLISNTYPTANTSFGFSVRYNIGQ, from the coding sequence ATGATTAAGCGCTTACTCCTATTTCTGGGCATCTGCTGCGTTACTTCGGCTACGGCAAGGGTTACCTACCCGTGCATTAGCTTTGCCGACCTTAGCCAAAGCCAGGATACCACCGGACAGAAAGCCGTGGAGCCCACCAAACCGCTCAATGTCGATCCGGCCACCGGCGATTACGTGATCTACGACCTCAAAAGCGACCGTTACATCTTCTACAAGAACCAGAGCATTGCGCGCGGCATCCCCTACAAGGTGATGAGCCGCGAAGAATACCAGCGATACCGCGTCCAAAGCGCCATGCAGCGCCTGCTGCTCGATAAGCGCTCCGAGCCCGCCGCCGGAAATGGGGGGCTAGCCAGCTCGCTTATCCCCTCCATGAACGTTGGGGGCGAAAGCTTCGACAGAATCTTCGGGAGCAACACCATTAGCGTCATTCCGCGAGGCTCCGTCGAACTTATTCTCGGGATAAAGACGAATAAGACCGACAATCCCGTCATTGCAGAGCAGTTCCGCAAAACCACGATCTTCGATTTTCAGTCCAAGCTGCAGATGAACGTCACCGGAATGGTGGGCGAGAAGCTGAAGATGGACATCAACTACAACACCGAGGCAACATTCGACTTCGAGAACAACGTAAAGGTAGAGTATACCGGCACCGAGGACGAGATTATCCAGAAGATCGAGGCCGGTAACGTCTCCCTACCTCTGCCCGGAACGCTAATCACCGGGAGCCAGTCGCTATTTGGCTTTAAAACCCAGCTTAAGTTCGGGAATCTTACCATGACCTCCATCTTTAGCCGGCAGCGGGGCCAAAGCCAGTCGGTGGAACTCAAGGGAGGCGCGCAAAACCAGCAGTTCGAGCTCTCTGCCGACAGCTACGACGCCAATCGCCACTTCCTGATGGGGCATTTCTTCAGGGAGAGCTACGATAATGCGCTATCCACCTTTCCGGTTATTCAGTCGGGCGTCACAATTACAAAGCTGGAGGTGTGGGTAACCAATAAAACCGCACAATTCGATAATGCGCGCAACATTGTTGCCTTCCTCGACCTTGGCGAGGCGCAGCAGCGCAACATTTACCGTAAAAGTACCTTTACCGGCAGCCCTAGCGTTCTATATCCCGCCAACGAGGCCAACAATCTTTACTCCATGATGAACGGAACCCTCTCGGGTATCCGTCAAATCGACCAAACTACCACCATTCTCTCGGGTATGGGGCTTCGTCAGGGCGAAGATTTCGAGAAGCTTGAGAATGCGCGCCGGTTAAGCTCCAACGAGTACACGTTCAACCCCAAGCTTGGCTACATATCGCTGAACAGCGCCCTGAACAACGACGAAATATTGGGTGTAGCCTACGAGTACATCCTGAATGGCAAAACATACAAGGTGGGAGAGCTATCCACCGATGGTATCGAGGCTCCCAGGGCTCTTGTGGTTAAGCTGCTAAAGGGAACAAACCTTACGCCAAAGCTGCCCAACTGGGCTTTGATGATGAAAAACATCTACTCCATCGGAAGCTATCAGGTAAATAAGGAGAATTTCTACATGGATATCCTTTACGATGACAGCAAGGTGGGTAGAACGGTAAACTATATCCCCGAAGGGGCAATAAAGAACAAGCCGCTGCTTAGCGTACTGAATCTCGACAGGCTAAACTCGCAGGGCGACCCTTACCCCGATGGTATCTTCGACTTTGTTGATGGAGTCACCGTCCTTTCCGAGGGAGGAAAGGTCATCTTCCCCGTACTTCAGCCATTTGGCAGCTACCTTCGCTCTAAGATTGGAGATAACTCCATTGCCGATCGCTACGTTTACCAGGAACTTTACGATTCTTCGCTAACCAAAGCAAAGCAGGTGGCCGATAAGAATAGGTTTAAGCTTTTCGGAACCTTCCAGTCCTCGGCAGGCTCCGAAATCTCGCTCAACGCCATGAATATCCCACAAGGTTCGGTGGTAGTTACTGCCGGAGGGCTTAAGCTGGCCGAGAATATCGACTACACCGTAGACTATGCGCTGGGACGTGTGCGTATTATCAACCAAGCTTACCTCGAATCGGGTGTTCCTATCAAGGTATCGCTCGAGAGCCAGGCTCTTTTCAACATTCAAACCAAAACGCTGGTCGGTTCGCACTTCGATTATCGTATTTCAGATAACTTTCATATTGGGGCAACGGTGCTAAACCTTTCCGAGCGACCATTAACGCAAAAGGTTAACTTCTCCGACGAGCCAATTTCGAATACCATTTGGGGGGTAAACCTGTCGTATCAGAATAAAGCACCTTGGCTTACCTCGCTGGTTCAAAAAATACCGTTTATTGAAACGCAGGCTCCTTCGAGTATCCTTTTCGAGGCGGAGTTTGCCCACTTTATTCCCGGGCATGCAAAGGCTATTGGCAAATCGGGCAACTCCTACATCGACGATTTCGAAGGTGCTAAGATTCCAATCGATTTGCGAAGCTGGAATGCGTGGACGCTAGCATCAACGCCCCAAGGGCAGCCCGATATGTTCCCCGAAGGTAACCTGTCGAACAATCTTTCCTACGGTTATAATAGGGCAAAGCTGGCTTGGTACAGCATCGATCCTCTTTTCCTTCGAAATACCTCGTATACTCCTGCCTATATTTCTCGCGATAAGGTTCAGCAGTCGAGCCACTGGGTGCGCGAGATCCGCGAACGTGAACTTTTCCCTGAAAAGGACGAAGTACAAGGCGTACCCAATACCATTTCAGTGCTAAACCTTGCCTACTATCCGAAGGAGAAGGGGCCGTACAACTACGAAACCTCGGCAAGTGCCGTATCTAAAGGTATGCTTAGCGATGGATCGCTTGCTGCTCCCGAAACGCGCTGGGGCGGCGTCATGCGCTCCATTCCGGTTAGCGATTTCGAAATGGCGAATGTCGATTACATCGAGTTTTGGATGATGGATCCATTCGTTTACAACCAGAATAGGAAGGGTGGAGAGCTGATCTTCAACCTTGGAAACATTTCGGAGGATATTCTTCGCGATGGACGTAAATCGTTCGAGAATGGGCTTCCTACCAGCGCCACGGTATCCAAAGTCGATACAACTGTATGGGGAAGGGTTCCCCTTATTCAGTCGCTGGTAAATGCGTTCGACAACAACGCAGCATCACGTAGGTATCAGGATGTCGGTTTAGACGGTTTGGGCAACGACGATGAGCAAAGCTTCTTTAATGCCTACCTCAAGAATCTCGAAATGCTATTTGGTGCCGGATCGAAGGTCTACCAAAATGCGTTTAACGACCCTTCGAGCGACAACTACCACTACTTTAGAGGTCGAGATTACGACGATCAAAAGGCTTCTATCCTCGACAGGTACAAGAACTTCAACAACCAGGAAGGAAACTCGCCGGCATCCGATCAGGCAGGTGAGTCGTACAGCACATCGTCAACTTCTATCCCCGATGGCGAGGATATTAACCACGATAATACCCTTAGCGATGCAGAATCTTACTTCCAGTACCGCGTGCCGTTATCTCCAACGGGACTAGAGGTAGGAAAAAACTTTGTGAGCGACAGACGCGATGTCGAGGTTGATACGCCGATGGGCAAAAGTAAGGTAACCTGGTATCAGTTTAAGGTTCCAATTTCCGATTACGAGAAAACCATTGGAAATATTCAGGACTTTAAGTCGATACGTTTTATCCGTATGCTGCTTCATGGCTTCGAGGATACCACTATTCTTCGTTTCGCTCGTTTGGAACTCGTAAAAGGGGAATGGCGCAAGTATAATTTCTCGCTGCTCGAAGGGCAAACCGGCAACGCTTCGCAGATGACTAACGGAAGTTTGGACATTTCTACGGTAAGCGTTGAGGAAAACTCGAGTAGAACCCCCATTAACTACATCCTTCCTCCTGGAATCGATCGCGTAATTGATCCTAGCAACCCTCAGATCATTCGCGAAAACGAGCAGGCAATGCAGCTAAAGGTGTTTGACCTTCAGGATGGCGACGCGCGGGCTGCCTATAAGACCACCGGCTACGATTTTCGCCAGTATAAGCGACTTAAGCTTGATGTACATGCCGAGGCAATTTCAGGACAACCGCTTAAGGACGGCGATCTCAGCATCTTTATCCGCCTAGGAACCGACTATAAGAACAACTACTACGAGTACGAGATCCCGCTTAAGCTTACGCCTTACGGAAAGTACTCCAGCGATAGGGAAAGCGATCGCGCTATCGTATGGCCAAGCGATAATGCTTTAAATATTGCGCTAGATGTTTTCCAAGATATTAAGCTGAAGCGGTACGATGCCATGCGCGCGTTAGGATCTAGTGCTTCTCCTACGCAGCTCTTCACAATGAATGATGGTATTAACATCGTTCGAATGCTGGGTAATCCCAGCTTAAGCAATGTGCGCACCATTATGATTGGTATTCGCAATCCATCGAAGCAAAACAACGCTGCCGACGATGGGCAGCCCAAGTCGGGCATTGTTTGGGTGAACGAAATGCGCCTTAACAGCTTCAACGAGGAGGGTGGCTGGGCTGCAAATGCCCACATGATTGCCAAGATGGCTGATTTTGGTGTGGTTTCGTTGGCCGGTAGCACCATGACCCCTGGTTTTGGTTCGCTGGAGAGCAAAATCAACAACCGTAATCAGGCTGATGTCTACACCTACGACCTTGCAGGAGACTTTGAGCTGGGCAAGTTCTTCTCCGAGAAGGCTGGCGTCAAAATTCCTATGCATTTAGGTTACTCCGAATCTATTGCTAACGCCAAGTATAGCCCCACAGATCAGGATTTGCTGTTGAAAACTGCGCTAAAGTATCTGCCATCGCAGCATGCCAAGGACTCGGTGCTTACGCTTGTCCAAGATTTTACCGCGCGGAAGTCGATTAACTTTACCAATGTTACGGTTGCGCCACCTTCGGCTAAGCCGTCCATCATTTCGCCCTCCAACTTCTCGCTGACGTATGCCTATAACGAAACCTACTCGCGCAGTCCTCAGATGGAGCGTCAGCTGCAGAAGAACTACAAGGGCATTTTTAGCTACGCGTACAACCAAACGCCAAAGTATTTCGAGCCGTTGAGCAGCTTCCGCAATAGAACCCTGCAATCGCCTTACCTACGGCTGCTGAAAGACTTCAACATAGGCTATAAGCCCTCGCAGCTAAGCTTTGTTTCGGAGATTACCCGTAACTATAACGAGATTAAGGTCCGGAATCTTTCTGGAAATTCCGATATTCAGATACCTTCCACCTTTGCTAAGGACTTTTACTGGAACCGGGTTTACGCTTTGCAGTGGGATCTTACAAAAAGCCTAAAGTTTACCTTGTCAGCTAACAATCTTGCCCGCATTGACGAGCCAGAAGGAATGGTAGACAAGAGCCGCGACAGGGCAAGCTACCAAGTTTGGAAAGATTCGGTATGGAAGAATATTGCAATGGGTGGTCGAAACGTTCACTACGATCACAGCTTTAAGATTACCTACAATATTCCTATCAATAAGATCCCGATGTTTAACTGGGTATCGGCTTCGGCATCGTACGATGGCAGCTACGATTGGGATGCAGGTCCAATGCTGCCCGCCGAAACGGCCTATTCCGTTGGGAATACCATCAAGAACATGAATCAGGCATCTTTGATGGGAACTCTTAACATGGTTTCGCTCTACAATAAGGTGCCGTTCCTACGGGCAATTAACCAGGAGTTCGATAATCCCAACAAGAAGGTCGTTCTTGTTAGCAAAACCGTCAAAACCGATAAGATGACCCTCTTTAAGGGGCGAAAGAAGACCATATCCTACGATATGGAGGGCGTAGACATCAAGGTTGCCGTGTACGATGCCAAAGGAAAGCCAGTAGAGGCGGTAACGCAGGTACTACCCAAGAAAAAGATAACAATTCAGGTTGCCGAAACCGTAAAAGGCGCTGTTGTACACATCACCGGCAAGGTGGAGTATCAAAATCCGCTCGCTTACCTGGCAAAAGGGGCCGTTCGCATGCTCATGGGCGTTCGAAACATTAGCGCCAGCTACACCCAGAACGAGGGAACCATTCTTCCAGGATACAAAAACAACTCCAGCTGGTTTGGAACGCTGCATACCTCTACCGGATTAGCCCCAGGATTAGCATTTATCATGGGTCAGCAAGATCCCGACATGATGGATGTCGCCCGCGCTAAGGGTTGGCTGGTTAGCGACAACAACTACCTGCAACCTTTTGTGATGAACCACATGGAAAACTTCTCGGCACGCCTAAACTTCGAGCCCATAAAGGATCTTATTGTCGATCTTACGGCAAATCGCTCCTACCAGAAGAACACCAGCCAGTATGGAACCGCCGGCGGTGGGGCAACCGTATTTAACGGGTCGTTTAGCATCTCGGTTGTGGGCATTCGATCGGCATTCGAGAACCCCACATCGGGTAACGGCTATCATTCTGCCGCGTTCGACAGGTTTATCAGCAATAGAGCCATCATTTCGCAACGCTTAGGCTCCGATCGTGCCAAAGGATCGGCCAACGGATACGATGGAACGCCCAAGCAGGGCTACAGCGATGGCTACAGCTCGCTCTCGCAGGAGGTAATGCTGCCCGCTTTCCTATCGGCGTACACCAACTTCTCGCCATCAAGCGTTGGAGTTAAGCCATTCATCCGCATTCCGTACCCTAACTGGACCATTCGCTACCAAGGCTTTGGTAAAATGGAAGTGCTTAAGCCGTATATCACCAATGCCGACATCGAGCACTCGTACCGAGCCGTTTATACAATAGGTGGATACAACTCCAACCCCCAGTTCGATCCGCTTACCGATGGGTTCAGCTACGTTCGTAATGCCCAGAACGACTTTATCCCACGTCACGAGATCGTAAACGTAAGCATCTCGGAGTATTTCCAGCCCTTAGTTGGCGTAAACGTAGGATGGGTTAACAACCTACAGACCCAGGCGCGCATAAACAGGAGCAGGGTGGTTGCCTTAAGCCTCACCAACAACCAGATTACCGAGATTCGCAACAGCGAATGGAACTTTACCGTAGGCTACCGCATCGACAACCCAATTCGTTGGATCGACGACGAGTCGCAAAAGGTGATCCCATCGTACCTGAAGCTCGATTGCGGATTGTCGTTTACCAACAACCAGTCGCTAATCCGCAAGATTGTGGAGGGCTTTACCCAAGCCTCGGATGGGCGAAATACCGTTGCCCTCAAGATTAGCTCCGACTACATGTTCAACGAGCGGGTGAACATCCGCGCTTTCTACGACAGGGTGGTGAATAAGCCGCTGATATCGAACACCTATCCTACCGCTAATACATCTTTTGGATTTAGCGTAAGATATAATATCGGTCAGTAG